Proteins encoded together in one Nitrospirota bacterium window:
- a CDS encoding MATE family efflux transporter — protein MASRVAQIRSSVLTLALPVTVSTLLQRTEGIAAVFLVGGLGATSIAAVGLGQLLAFMATTLVSGLSVGANVLIAQLWGARRTKDVGEAATHLLGLAAIISCMLMALGWSLNRVLMNLLGAENDVISLALPYSNLIFLVIPCTIFLQVLSSIMQGTGDTKTPMYALIVINLLYLTIAYPLIYGLWGFPAWGITGAAVATGVAEAAGVVYLLWACRTLFKKSFHIRYDLLRSTWQIGASVSGERMFQQTGIILYTKIVLLYGTVTYAAHQVGLSIESLSFLPGYGFAIAAATMVGQSIGAGKYVRAKLENWEANRLATIAMAAMGVLFFFFPYLLLRAFTNDEAVVELGTIFLRIVAILQIPLALTMVLAGSLRGAGDTRFIMVTTTIGMWGVRIPLAMIAGPWLALDVLFVWSAMIVDWTVRMGLLLWRYRSERWKEIQVIR, from the coding sequence ATGGCATCTCGCGTTGCACAGATCAGAAGCTCCGTCCTGACCCTTGCCTTACCAGTCACGGTCAGCACCCTGCTCCAACGTACCGAGGGTATCGCCGCCGTGTTCCTCGTCGGCGGTCTCGGCGCTACATCCATTGCAGCGGTCGGACTCGGCCAGTTGCTGGCCTTCATGGCCACCACACTCGTTTCCGGATTATCGGTGGGTGCGAATGTCCTCATCGCCCAACTCTGGGGTGCTCGCCGGACCAAAGACGTCGGGGAGGCTGCCACCCATCTCCTGGGATTGGCCGCTATCATATCCTGCATGCTCATGGCACTCGGTTGGTCCCTGAATCGTGTCCTCATGAATCTGCTTGGCGCAGAGAACGACGTCATCTCACTGGCCCTTCCCTATTCGAACCTCATCTTCCTGGTCATTCCCTGTACGATCTTCTTGCAGGTGCTCTCATCGATCATGCAAGGCACCGGAGACACCAAGACTCCGATGTATGCCTTGATCGTGATCAATCTCCTCTATCTGACAATCGCCTACCCCCTGATCTACGGACTCTGGGGTTTCCCTGCCTGGGGCATCACGGGAGCAGCAGTTGCAACGGGGGTTGCGGAAGCAGCAGGCGTGGTCTATCTGCTCTGGGCCTGCCGAACGCTCTTCAAGAAATCTTTCCATATTAGATACGATCTCCTCCGCTCCACCTGGCAGATCGGAGCCTCGGTCTCCGGCGAGCGAATGTTTCAACAGACGGGAATCATCCTCTATACGAAAATCGTCCTGCTCTACGGCACGGTGACGTACGCCGCCCATCAAGTCGGCCTGTCGATCGAATCTCTATCGTTCCTGCCAGGCTACGGCTTCGCGATCGCGGCAGCCACGATGGTGGGCCAGAGTATCGGCGCGGGAAAGTATGTCCGGGCCAAACTCGAAAACTGGGAAGCCAACCGTCTGGCCACGATAGCCATGGCCGCAATGGGCGTCCTCTTCTTTTTCTTTCCTTACCTACTTCTGCGAGCCTTTACCAATGACGAAGCGGTCGTCGAACTCGGGACGATATTCCTGCGTATCGTGGCAATCTTACAGATCCCGCTCGCACTCACCATGGTTCTGGCCGGCTCGTTGCGTGGAGCAGGCGATACCAGGTTCATCATGGTAACGACGACGATCGGCATGTGGGGAGTCCGCATACCGCTCGCGATGATCGCAGGGCCTTGGCTCGCACTCGATGTGCTCTTCGTGTGGAGCGCGATGATCGTCGACTGGACCGTTCGGATGGGACTCTTGCTGTGGCGCTACCGGTCGGAACGGTGGAAGGAGATTCAGGTGATTCGCTGA
- a CDS encoding DUF2779 domain-containing protein encodes MSELSDLSPTAPLKALRLSKSKFLSGLQCHKRLYLEVHHPSLATKPDAATQAMFDMGTEVGELARSRFPGGILVTAGYRQSEAALEQTAALVQDLAVPAIFEGAFVHGGVLIRADVLARVRTEEGQFRGWRLIEVKSSTRVKDVHLEDLAVQSEVILGAGLALASVCLMHINTGYLYRNGAIDLTELFAIQDLSEAVAQRRAQVPERLAEMGRMLLQTEPPAIEPDRHCHTPYDCPFWDHCTKDKPARWIHYLPGSKQVVDQLTQQGVMTIDEIPVGTKLSAVQRRVKENIEWVSPKLGPVLKAVQYPVHHLDFETVMLPVPRFLETRPYQALPVQWSNHIEQATGELQHEEFLHKNLSDPRNVLAEALLASLGSKGSICVYSAYEKSVIEQLAEALPTLRTALRALVQRIWDLHPIVRDHYYHPRFNGSYSLKEVLPALIPSLRYDDLAIKEGGHAASEYYRMVFVETDWVERATIEEALLRYCARDTLAMVELRRALMEKAQMSSDTSQMG; translated from the coding sequence ATGAGTGAACTCAGCGATCTCTCGCCGACGGCTCCTCTGAAGGCTTTGCGCCTGTCAAAGTCAAAATTCCTGTCAGGCCTTCAATGTCATAAGCGTCTGTACCTCGAAGTCCATCATCCGTCTCTGGCGACGAAGCCGGATGCGGCAACTCAGGCGATGTTCGATATGGGAACAGAAGTTGGAGAATTGGCACGGAGCCGTTTTCCTGGCGGTATCCTGGTGACGGCTGGGTATCGCCAATCAGAAGCAGCGCTTGAGCAGACTGCCGCACTGGTCCAGGACCTTGCCGTGCCTGCCATCTTCGAAGGGGCATTTGTGCACGGTGGGGTGCTGATTCGCGCAGATGTGCTGGCGCGTGTCAGGACCGAAGAGGGACAATTTCGTGGCTGGCGTCTGATCGAGGTCAAGTCTTCGACCAGGGTCAAGGACGTGCACCTCGAAGACCTCGCCGTTCAAAGCGAAGTGATATTAGGGGCGGGCCTGGCGCTCGCGTCCGTCTGTCTCATGCATATCAATACCGGGTACCTCTACCGGAATGGCGCGATTGATCTGACTGAATTGTTTGCGATTCAGGACCTATCGGAGGCTGTCGCGCAACGGCGGGCTCAGGTACCTGAGCGGTTGGCCGAGATGGGTCGTATGTTACTCCAGACGGAACCTCCTGCCATTGAACCGGATCGCCATTGTCACACACCCTATGATTGCCCCTTCTGGGACCATTGCACCAAAGACAAGCCGGCTCGGTGGATTCATTACTTGCCTGGATCGAAGCAGGTGGTCGATCAGTTGACTCAGCAGGGGGTGATGACAATCGATGAGATACCAGTTGGCACGAAGCTGTCCGCGGTCCAGCGTCGTGTGAAGGAGAATATTGAGTGGGTGTCACCGAAACTGGGTCCTGTGCTGAAGGCGGTCCAATATCCGGTACATCACCTCGATTTTGAAACGGTGATGCTGCCGGTGCCGCGATTTTTGGAAACGAGACCCTATCAAGCCTTACCGGTCCAGTGGTCGAATCATATCGAGCAGGCAACCGGCGAACTGCAGCACGAGGAGTTTCTGCATAAGAACCTGAGCGATCCCCGGAACGTCCTTGCTGAGGCTCTGCTGGCTTCGCTTGGAAGCAAAGGGAGCATCTGTGTGTACTCGGCCTATGAAAAGTCCGTCATCGAGCAGCTGGCGGAGGCGCTTCCTACGTTGCGAACGGCTCTCCGAGCACTGGTGCAACGCATCTGGGATCTGCATCCCATCGTACGCGATCATTACTATCATCCACGTTTCAATGGATCTTACTCACTGAAGGAGGTTCTTCCCGCTCTCATCCCATCGCTAAGGTATGACGACCTGGCGATCAAAGAAGGAGGACATGCGGCCAGTGAGTACTACCGTATGGTCTTTGTCGAAACGGATTGGGTTGAGCGGGCGACGATTGAAGAGGCGCTGCTGCGATACTGTGCCCGGGATACCTTGGCGATGGTGGAGCTCCGGCGCGCATTAATGGAAAAGGCGCAGATGTCAAGCGACACTAGTCAGATGGGGTAG
- a CDS encoding 4'-phosphopantetheinyl transferase superfamily protein: protein MNPSIAEPVVAFPSIEGLTTADHSLPLRLVGRTVHVWGFSLDGNAAVLKRCRAWLSEEECGRAARFIRREDQIRYGLAHGGLRAVLARYTGLDPAALRFQAGATGKPALLDEQGNQHELRFNLSHSRGRMLIAVTRGQDVGIDLEEVRDKAEVDKLAERFYSPVEYQEIMSRSGLARVQQFYRYWVAKEAVLKGQGVGLLSLRSCEVFTPPDATGSGVCPPDGAGLQPGWMIRWLACGGGWQGAVALYGKDWNVSAQTAEEV, encoded by the coding sequence ATGAATCCTAGCATAGCTGAGCCGGTCGTGGCCTTCCCGTCCATTGAAGGACTGACGACGGCAGATCATTCTCTGCCACTCAGACTGGTCGGCCGGACTGTTCATGTTTGGGGCTTTTCTCTTGATGGAAACGCCGCGGTGTTGAAACGTTGCCGTGCCTGGCTGAGCGAGGAAGAGTGTGGAAGGGCTGCTCGGTTCATCCGCCGGGAAGATCAGATCCGATACGGCCTCGCGCATGGCGGTTTGCGGGCTGTGCTTGCTCGCTACACCGGACTCGATCCGGCGGCATTGCGGTTCCAAGCCGGCGCGACCGGCAAACCAGCCTTGTTGGATGAGCAGGGGAACCAGCACGAACTCCGTTTCAATCTATCTCATTCTCGCGGGCGTATGCTCATTGCTGTGACCCGGGGACAGGATGTCGGGATCGATCTCGAAGAGGTAAGGGACAAGGCCGAGGTCGACAAGCTCGCCGAACGGTTTTATTCGCCCGTTGAATATCAGGAGATCATGAGCCGGTCCGGACTTGCCCGGGTGCAGCAGTTCTATCGCTACTGGGTAGCCAAGGAAGCGGTACTAAAAGGTCAAGGGGTTGGCCTACTGTCACTGCGTAGCTGCGAGGTCTTCACTCCACCCGATGCGACGGGCTCGGGGGTGTGTCCACCCGACGGGGCAGGGCTCCAGCCAGGATGGATGATTCGATGGCTTGCCTGTGGTGGCGGCTGGCAAGGAGCAGTGGCCCTCTACGGAAAGGATTGGAACGTGAGCGCACAGACCGCCGAGGAGGTTTGA
- a CDS encoding nucleoside deaminase, protein MNERVLTVPTDEQNQDVTFMRAAIEEAARATAISEIPIAALLVHNGAILARSHNYRETWQDPTAHAEMIVIRETAKALGSWRLIDTTLYVTLEPCAMCLGAIILARIPRLVFGARDPKAGACGSVMDFTNEPRLNHRVEVAGGVLEEESQALLKQFFRRLRTE, encoded by the coding sequence ATGAACGAAAGAGTTCTTACTGTGCCGACGGATGAACAGAATCAGGACGTGACCTTCATGCGGGCGGCGATCGAGGAAGCTGCCCGCGCTACGGCGATCTCAGAAATTCCTATCGCGGCGCTTCTGGTCCACAACGGCGCGATACTCGCCCGCTCCCACAATTATCGCGAAACCTGGCAAGACCCCACCGCCCACGCCGAGATGATCGTCATCCGTGAGACAGCGAAAGCCCTCGGCAGCTGGCGGCTCATTGACACGACTCTCTATGTGACTCTCGAACCCTGCGCCATGTGCCTTGGCGCCATCATCCTTGCGCGGATTCCCCGTCTGGTCTTCGGCGCCCGAGACCCCAAGGCCGGCGCCTGTGGATCGGTGATGGATTTCACAAATGAACCCCGCTTGAATCACCGTGTCGAGGTGGCAGGAGGAGTTCTGGAAGAAGAAAGCCAGGCACTGCTCAAACAATTCTTTCGACGATTACGGACCGAATGA
- a CDS encoding anti-sigma factor, with the protein MTHEELEASVPLYAAGALDRTERQALEAHLLSGCSACHAALKDYQSIAALLPLSLSPIKPPQALKSKIMAERGPAPVPVELPPKVEPVRQSLEPGEWMDHLFPPVAPAKSSSLPWALGIAAVLVVAVVGLLVWNISTQRSIDTSNINQLEASLKDKSAALTAAQREAKEQAKTLDELRDELQRRTHEITVAKEQLALRETELEEAHTQLTQRNGSRTIATPQDEFATLLRSPNIKAVSLAGSDVAKQAVGFLLYDSRTQNAWLYSVNLPECPAGTTYQLWAVHDKPVGIGTFRMNAGETARLLVKKLPTFNEAKNFAVSLEPSGGSPQPTGQIYLLSRS; encoded by the coding sequence ATGACACACGAAGAACTTGAAGCATCAGTTCCCTTGTATGCCGCAGGCGCCCTGGACCGAACCGAGCGACAGGCACTGGAAGCCCACTTACTCTCCGGCTGCAGCGCCTGTCATGCTGCGCTGAAGGACTATCAATCCATCGCGGCGCTCCTCCCGCTGAGCCTCAGTCCGATCAAGCCCCCACAGGCCCTCAAATCCAAGATCATGGCTGAGCGAGGCCCGGCGCCGGTTCCAGTGGAACTGCCGCCAAAGGTCGAACCGGTCCGGCAGAGTTTGGAACCGGGTGAATGGATGGACCATCTCTTTCCTCCTGTGGCCCCTGCCAAATCATCGTCACTACCATGGGCTCTTGGCATCGCAGCAGTCCTGGTCGTGGCAGTCGTCGGGCTACTCGTGTGGAATATTTCGACACAACGTTCCATCGACACATCGAACATCAACCAACTCGAAGCCTCGCTCAAGGACAAGTCGGCAGCGCTAACCGCTGCGCAGCGCGAGGCCAAGGAACAGGCCAAAACCCTCGACGAATTGCGCGACGAACTGCAGCGGAGAACGCACGAAATAACGGTGGCCAAGGAACAACTGGCCCTGCGTGAGACTGAGCTGGAAGAGGCGCATACACAATTGACCCAGCGCAACGGGAGTCGCACTATCGCGACTCCGCAAGACGAGTTCGCCACCCTGCTTCGAAGTCCCAACATTAAGGCCGTGTCTCTCGCCGGATCGGACGTGGCGAAGCAAGCCGTAGGATTCCTGCTGTACGATTCTCGAACGCAAAACGCTTGGCTCTACTCTGTGAACCTCCCGGAATGCCCCGCTGGTACGACCTACCAACTATGGGCTGTTCACGACAAACCGGTGGGTATTGGAACGTTTCGCATGAATGCCGGAGAAACCGCTCGCCTCCTGGTTAAAAAGCTGCCGACCTTCAACGAGGCGAAGAACTTTGCTGTCAGCCTTGAGCCCTCGGGCGGCAGCCCGCAACCGACTGGACAGATATACCTCTTGAGCCGGTCATAG
- a CDS encoding sigma-70 family RNA polymerase sigma factor has protein sequence MDTPSQQATSTIDPTLLARVAKGDHQAFSQLYDHSSTLLFTLAVRILGNHEEAAELLQDVYLEVWRKVSRYDVGRGTPIAWLITLTKSRAIDRLRARTARGHHTTGSVEAGTATQLTDEGPSPFETKADQELRTAVITAVAGLPQAQQQAIELAYYEGLSHTEIASRLNQPLGTVKTRIKLGMSKLREVLQQWRNTGDLQ, from the coding sequence ATGGATACACCCTCACAGCAAGCCACCTCTACGATTGATCCGACCCTACTGGCCCGCGTGGCTAAAGGTGATCACCAGGCTTTCAGCCAACTCTATGACCATTCGAGCACGCTCTTGTTTACGCTGGCAGTGAGGATCTTGGGAAATCACGAGGAGGCTGCAGAACTCTTGCAGGATGTCTATTTGGAAGTCTGGCGAAAGGTCTCTCGCTATGACGTCGGGCGGGGAACACCGATTGCATGGCTGATCACCCTCACCAAGAGCCGTGCCATAGACCGGCTACGCGCCAGAACCGCGCGAGGCCATCACACTACGGGCTCGGTGGAAGCCGGGACTGCGACGCAGCTAACCGATGAGGGCCCGAGTCCGTTTGAAACGAAAGCCGATCAAGAACTCCGTACTGCGGTAATAACGGCTGTGGCGGGATTGCCCCAGGCCCAGCAACAAGCGATTGAATTGGCCTACTATGAGGGACTCTCCCATACCGAGATCGCGTCGCGGTTGAACCAGCCGCTCGGTACTGTGAAAACCAGAATCAAACTTGGGATGTCCAAACTCCGGGAGGTTCTCCAACAGTGGCGGAACACTGGTGATCTGCAATGA
- a CDS encoding S24/S26 family peptidase: MIQLLPSFSLDRRFAVQDLPDELQLPLLSNMVVPRIVSSSMTPTIQAGDRLELSPPTSLTVGSIVVFRNGSLLVCHRITSIDPRGTLLTRGDATESSCEIVEPSSVIGIVTGVLREGTYISFGQGLPAVSASEQQNSLKTQAWAVVVQSGTRTIHALARLSIFQHLLALLLRWVATVDVLAPAPLRSLPSHSKIASLTFPISPHMADLLAASNRQKQANYVVRLGPWRVAQYDPATASLLLRQSFRDAGLEPFFLTMLH; the protein is encoded by the coding sequence ATGATCCAGCTCCTACCCTCGTTCAGTTTGGATCGCCGTTTTGCTGTGCAGGACTTACCGGATGAACTTCAACTGCCGCTCCTCAGCAACATGGTCGTCCCTCGTATCGTCTCTTCGAGCATGACACCGACGATTCAGGCTGGCGACAGGCTTGAACTCAGTCCTCCGACCTCTCTGACCGTTGGCTCGATCGTTGTATTTCGGAATGGCTCTCTGCTCGTCTGCCACCGCATTACCTCTATCGATCCACGAGGCACCCTCCTGACCAGAGGCGACGCAACAGAAAGCAGCTGCGAGATCGTCGAGCCAAGCTCTGTAATCGGAATAGTTACGGGAGTGCTGCGCGAGGGCACTTACATATCATTCGGACAAGGCCTACCGGCAGTATCCGCCTCGGAACAACAGAATAGCCTCAAGACTCAGGCGTGGGCTGTGGTCGTCCAATCTGGCACCAGGACTATTCATGCGCTCGCGAGACTTTCCATCTTCCAGCATCTTCTGGCCCTGCTACTCCGATGGGTAGCCACGGTTGATGTCCTTGCCCCTGCACCACTCCGATCTCTCCCCTCTCACTCCAAGATCGCCTCGCTCACATTCCCAATATCCCCGCACATGGCCGACCTTCTTGCTGCGTCCAACAGACAGAAGCAAGCAAATTATGTCGTCCGGCTGGGGCCCTGGCGGGTAGCACAATACGATCCGGCTACAGCATCTCTCCTGCTCCGTCAATCTTTCCGGGATGCCGGTCTCGAGCCATTCTTTCTGACAATGCTGCATTGA
- a CDS encoding nucleotidyltransferase family protein, with translation MPSLTLDDLADAYQLVSQVNKRLLDEYELVGRMFQQQGIDCILLKGADLLSRLYGMRGTRPLSDVDLLVHERDLPSIHRLLLEAGFTQQIDGNPAYRSSNSALALDLIPELWYLDEEGLAALWKRACTRQLGQVTVKHLASDDLLLYLIAYTVVHRGHLSPSFFTDLQLLFQKEPLHWPRLVEESIRHHLKIPFYHGLRQLALSNATIDIPSSVIQQLAPETMAEQALEFLFRRLVTTQPLPELGHFLLWITQPPGRRLAWLRHTLLPSSLFLAYRYGSDRAKRPRQTTIARWWQLARAGNILLVRMMIRLFADQRARTSS, from the coding sequence ATGCCCTCCTTGACCCTCGACGATCTCGCTGACGCCTACCAGCTGGTCAGCCAGGTCAACAAACGTCTGCTCGATGAGTATGAACTCGTCGGCCGGATGTTCCAGCAGCAGGGCATAGACTGCATCCTTCTGAAAGGGGCCGATCTGCTCTCGCGCCTTTATGGCATGCGTGGGACCAGGCCCCTCTCAGACGTGGATCTGCTGGTCCATGAACGGGACCTTCCTTCTATTCACCGGCTGCTGCTTGAGGCAGGATTTACACAACAGATCGATGGCAACCCTGCCTATCGTTCGTCCAACTCCGCACTCGCTCTGGATCTAATCCCGGAGCTCTGGTATCTCGACGAAGAGGGCCTTGCCGCTCTATGGAAACGAGCATGTACGAGACAGCTTGGTCAGGTAACGGTCAAGCACCTGGCATCCGACGACCTGTTGCTCTATCTCATCGCCTACACAGTCGTGCATCGGGGGCATCTCTCCCCTTCTTTTTTCACCGATCTCCAGTTATTGTTCCAGAAGGAACCGCTCCATTGGCCCCGGCTTGTCGAGGAATCGATCCGACACCACCTCAAGATTCCTTTCTACCACGGCCTTCGCCAACTGGCATTGTCGAATGCGACCATCGATATTCCTTCTTCCGTAATCCAGCAACTCGCGCCGGAGACGATGGCTGAACAGGCACTGGAGTTCCTTTTCCGACGATTAGTGACGACCCAGCCGCTTCCCGAACTGGGCCATTTTTTATTGTGGATCACACAACCGCCTGGGCGCAGGCTTGCCTGGCTCCGACACACCCTCCTCCCCTCCTCGCTCTTCCTGGCTTATCGGTATGGAAGTGACCGTGCAAAGCGGCCCCGGCAGACCACCATCGCCAGATGGTGGCAACTCGCAAGAGCGGGAAACATCTTGCTCGTCCGCATGATGATCCGTCTCTTCGCTGACCAAAGAGCCAGGACATCCTCATGA
- a CDS encoding radical SAM protein — protein sequence MKNLDADTFHELLSTKANASRRPEGVTFELTYGCNLRCVHCYNPTHRALPHELTTLEICTLLNQISDLGVLTITFTGGEPSIRPDIGDILRHTRRQGLMTHLMTNATRITASFADLLHEAAVSQINVSIYGATEEVYEQMTGVPGSYRQFRQGLLNLAAASLPVVVRMPVTTINYNEIQACRHLVESLRMKFQYCLEIMTTITGDRMPLQYRLAPEHKALIDRELLSYRSNDGPETACSTPESFIECACGHTRFAITPYGKMNLCTAFPIPSYDLRTGTVKEGWELLKQTVDQAHPSDRYECPTCEVRPHCRQGRSDAWLETGDMSSCLPHFKEWAQLEYHTHALLDPRRSR from the coding sequence ATGAAGAACCTGGATGCTGATACCTTTCATGAATTGCTCTCGACCAAAGCAAATGCGTCACGCCGGCCGGAAGGGGTGACCTTCGAGTTGACCTACGGCTGCAACCTGCGATGCGTCCATTGCTACAATCCGACCCATCGTGCACTACCCCATGAACTCACGACCTTAGAGATTTGTACGCTCCTCAACCAGATCTCTGATCTTGGCGTGCTCACCATCACGTTTACCGGAGGCGAACCAAGCATACGCCCCGACATCGGTGACATTCTTCGACATACACGTCGGCAGGGATTGATGACTCACCTCATGACCAACGCCACCCGAATCACCGCATCCTTCGCGGATCTCCTCCATGAAGCTGCGGTCAGTCAAATTAATGTCTCGATTTATGGCGCGACAGAAGAAGTCTATGAGCAGATGACCGGAGTCCCAGGCTCCTATCGCCAGTTTCGACAGGGTCTGCTCAATCTTGCCGCTGCCTCGTTGCCCGTCGTCGTTCGGATGCCTGTGACTACCATCAACTACAATGAAATCCAGGCATGTCGACACCTCGTGGAATCCCTACGGATGAAATTCCAATATTGTCTGGAGATCATGACCACCATCACCGGCGACCGGATGCCATTACAATATCGCCTTGCTCCCGAGCACAAGGCTCTGATCGATCGTGAGCTGCTCTCATACCGGAGCAATGACGGGCCGGAAACAGCCTGTTCCACTCCGGAGTCCTTCATCGAATGCGCCTGCGGCCACACTCGATTTGCGATCACTCCCTATGGAAAAATGAACCTCTGCACCGCCTTCCCGATCCCGAGCTATGATCTCCGCACCGGGACGGTGAAAGAAGGCTGGGAGCTGCTCAAGCAGACTGTCGACCAAGCGCACCCGAGCGACCGTTACGAATGTCCCACCTGTGAGGTGCGGCCCCACTGCCGGCAGGGTCGAAGCGATGCTTGGCTCGAAACAGGAGATATGAGTTCGTGCCTCCCGCACTTTAAGGAGTGGGCACAATTGGAGTATCACACCCATGCCCTCCTTGACCCTCGACGATCTCGCTGA
- a CDS encoding radical SAM protein, translated as MPDERTIPTIQYGDFSQRVHEQAAAQQRVIKAQLELTYRCNLHCRHCYTDPYNHKDFFPRELMLDEIHRLLDEMQQIGIVWLNLTGGDIFMHPQFFEIYEAAVRKGFLLQLYTNGTLFTKAVIERLQEMPPFTIDISCHSVTEEPFDWFTQIPGSFRAFTRGLELLRESGLPFTLKTKAMNWNRHEIPAIRQFVESFGQNFGFTTSLSPRLNGELSSLTYRMAPDDVASLHEDQSASEGDEESCSLSTMLQTPDTDRLYRCGCGTDTIHINAWGELGSCTLQYERRVSLRTHRLADAIATLFREIWNMRYQGESPCRACEIHTFCDKKPSDARWECGAAEAPIPYDCDVALALAQSTMHQTLIHPLRRTSKEVVAHHD; from the coding sequence ATGCCTGACGAGAGAACCATTCCAACCATCCAGTATGGCGACTTCAGTCAGCGAGTCCACGAGCAGGCAGCGGCGCAGCAGCGTGTCATCAAGGCCCAACTCGAACTGACCTACCGCTGCAACCTCCATTGCCGCCATTGCTACACGGATCCCTATAACCACAAGGACTTCTTTCCGCGCGAACTGATGCTCGATGAAATCCATCGACTGCTGGACGAAATGCAGCAGATCGGCATTGTCTGGCTCAATCTGACCGGGGGCGATATTTTCATGCACCCTCAGTTTTTTGAGATTTATGAAGCCGCCGTTCGGAAAGGTTTCTTACTCCAGCTCTACACCAACGGCACGCTCTTCACGAAGGCCGTCATCGAACGGCTGCAGGAAATGCCGCCCTTTACCATCGATATTTCCTGCCACTCCGTAACGGAAGAACCGTTCGACTGGTTCACACAAATTCCGGGCTCCTTCCGTGCCTTCACTCGCGGGCTTGAATTGTTGAGAGAGAGTGGCCTGCCCTTTACCCTCAAAACGAAAGCCATGAACTGGAATAGGCATGAGATTCCCGCCATCAGACAATTCGTGGAATCATTCGGGCAGAACTTCGGCTTCACGACCTCGCTCTCGCCTCGACTCAACGGCGAGCTCTCGTCCCTTACCTACCGGATGGCTCCAGACGACGTGGCTTCGCTGCACGAGGATCAATCGGCATCCGAGGGAGACGAGGAGTCCTGCAGTCTGTCCACCATGTTACAGACTCCCGACACAGACCGACTCTATCGCTGCGGCTGTGGAACGGACACAATCCACATCAATGCCTGGGGGGAACTCGGCAGCTGCACCCTGCAATATGAACGACGGGTCTCGCTCCGTACACATCGACTTGCAGATGCCATTGCAACGCTCTTCAGGGAGATTTGGAACATGCGATACCAGGGCGAGTCGCCCTGCCGCGCCTGCGAAATCCATACATTTTGCGATAAGAAGCCCTCGGACGCGCGCTGGGAATGTGGCGCAGCCGAAGCTCCAATTCCTTATGATTGTGACGTCGCGCTTGCGCTGGCACAATCGACGATGCATCAGACATTGATTCACCCATTGCGCAGAACGAGCAAGGAGGTAGTGGCACATCATGACTGA
- a CDS encoding radical SAM protein, with protein sequence MLVQDKLTHLPDRFPYSCQWEVTCRCNLHCVMCYTDCFNRPDAIRQELPTADILRIMDELAEAGTLELCLTGGEPLARPDFFQLYEYAIHCGFLVTVFTNGTLITEAQADRFAALRPHRIEISLHGITRETFELITLGQGSYDRCLLAIRILLERQIPLVLKSTAMTLNQGEILDIKRYVESLGAVSYKLGEEMRPELDGGAGPFQYALLEQDLAALNRQDLDLQRDAVQRNSVEPAPCRSGMQRFHIDAYGQLQLCSGNRRQSYDLRSGSFQRGFFEVLPDFACDWKVPLEPALIQPTMHHA encoded by the coding sequence ATGCTTGTGCAGGATAAACTGACCCACCTTCCCGACCGTTTCCCCTACTCCTGCCAATGGGAGGTGACCTGCCGTTGCAACCTACACTGTGTCATGTGTTATACGGATTGCTTCAATCGTCCGGATGCGATCCGTCAAGAGCTCCCCACTGCTGATATCCTCCGCATCATGGATGAGCTGGCCGAGGCCGGGACGTTGGAGCTCTGCCTGACAGGAGGGGAACCGCTTGCCCGCCCGGACTTTTTTCAACTCTATGAATATGCCATCCACTGTGGATTCCTGGTTACGGTTTTTACAAACGGGACCCTGATCACGGAAGCGCAGGCCGACCGCTTTGCCGCGCTGCGGCCCCACCGCATTGAAATCAGCCTGCATGGCATAACCCGCGAGACCTTCGAACTGATTACCCTGGGACAGGGCTCCTATGACCGATGCCTCCTGGCAATCAGGATCCTCCTCGAGCGACAGATTCCTCTGGTTCTCAAGAGCACGGCAATGACGCTGAATCAGGGAGAGATCCTCGATATCAAGCGGTATGTCGAGTCTCTGGGTGCGGTGAGCTACAAGCTCGGCGAAGAAATGAGACCGGAGCTTGACGGCGGCGCAGGTCCATTTCAATATGCGCTATTAGAACAGGACCTTGCAGCTCTGAATCGACAGGATCTGGATCTCCAGAGAGATGCTGTCCAACGTAATTCGGTGGAACCGGCGCCCTGTCGAAGCGGCATGCAAAGATTCCATATCGATGCCTATGGCCAATTGCAACTGTGCTCCGGTAATCGCCGACAGAGTTACGATTTGCGAAGCGGCTCATTCCAGAGAGGGTTTTTCGAAGTCCTACCGGACTTCGCCTGCGACTGGAAAGTCCCCCTGGAACCGGCTCTAATTCAACCCACGATGCACCATGCCTGA